One Fusarium oxysporum f. sp. lycopersici 4287 chromosome 8, whole genome shotgun sequence genomic region harbors:
- a CDS encoding cytochrome P450 oxidoreductase (At least one base has a quality score < 10) yields the protein MSISIQPSFIHYLFSAAGLAALVSLLARYLSQSRPHKDPVPAFLKDTTSTARALPASWYRSPEVYELERRAIFAKKWILTTHKLRFTEPGSWVKFEQAGFQFFLVKNKQGQINGFHNICRHRAFPIMTEDKGKSSILSCKYHGWSYGLNGQLAKAPGYDDMKGFDKTKNGLLPIHVHVDAKGFIWVNLDSSKTPEDFSTEFKNIDQMARHEGFNFEDYHFDHTWGMSGDYNWKTLADNYNECYHCKTAHPDAADVADLSAYRVDTKGGNIEHFANTKPEMEEQGLRIVSNYYFPNACMTVSPNFFYMMRCVPTSPGHCSMEYEVYRHKNATDEGFQTIDAMFKRILAEDKWLCNNAQKNLNAGVFVNGEMHPKMEQGPLYFQHRVRGILNGHYQLEKAAGKEINPAQHVPSDASRGTESGMGFCSRLACGKDAEQLAW from the exons ATGTCCATCTCCATCCAGCCCTCTTTCATCCACTATCTCTTCTCAGCCGCTGGTCTTGCCGCGCTCGTATCCTTGCTAGCGAGGTATCTCTCACAATCCCGACCCCATAAAGATCCCGTCCCCGCATTTCTCAAAGACACCACTTCTACAGCACGAGCTTTACCTGCTTCTTGGTACAGATCTCCAGAAGTATACGAACTTGAACGACGGGCCATCTTTGCTAAGAAATGGATCCTCACAACGCACAAGCTCAGATTCACAGAGCCAGGCTCGTGGGTCAAGTTTGAGCAAGCAGGCTTCCAGTTCTTCCTTGTGAAGAATAAGCAGGGACAGATCAATGGATTCCACAATATTTGTAGACATCGGGCTTTTCCCATCATGACTGAAGATAAGGGAAAGTCAAGTATCCTCTCTTGCAAATACCACGGTTGGTCATACGGTCTCAATGGCCAACTTGCAAAAGCTCCGGGATATGATGACATGAAAGGCTTCGATAAGACAAAGAACGGTCTTCTGCCTATCCACGTCCATGTTGATGCCAAAGGCTTCATCTGGGTCAATCTCGACTCTTCAAAAACGCCCGAGGACTTTTCAACTGAGTTCAAGAACATCGATCAAATGGCAAGACATGAGGGCTTCAATTTCGAGGACTATCACTTTGATCATACCTGGGGCATGAGCGGAGACTACAACTGGAAGACGTTGGCTGATAACTACAACGAATGTTATCACTGCAAGACCGCACATCCAGATGCAGCTGACGTTGCAGACCTATCGGCATATCGAGTCGATACCAAGGGCGGCAACATTGAGCACTTTGCTAATACGAAACCCGAGATGGAGGAACAAGGCCTCAGGATCGTGAGTAACTACTACTTCCCCAATGCTTGCATGACTGTCTC TCCCAACTTCTTCTACATGATGCGATGCGTTCCTACTTCCCCCGGCCACTGCTCCATGGAATACGAAGTCTACAGACACAAGAACGCCACCGACGAAGGTTTCCAAACCATCGACGCGATGTTCAAGAGGATCTTGGCTGAGGATAAATGGCTCTGCAATAACGCGCAAAAGAACCTTAACGCCGGCGTTTTTGTGAATGGTGAGATGCATCCTAAGATGGAGCAGGGACCACTTTACTTTCAGCATCGCGTTAGAGGTATTTTGAATGGGCATTATCAGTTGGAGAAGGCAGCTGGAAAGGAAATCAATCCAGCGCAGCATGTCCCTTCTGATGCTTCTCGAGGGACGGAGAGTGGTATGGGATTTTGCTCGAGATTGGCTTGCGGCAAGGATGCTGAACAATTGGCTTGGTAG
- a CDS encoding sarcosine oxidase has translation MSNSNFQVAVVGLGALGSAAAYHAAIKGATVIGFEQYDFGNIYGSSHDTSRIVRTSYGSPDYVALARAAYKDWAELERRSGLQMLTITGGVVFFPQLADDGASLNKFEKSMSASEFMRSLDANNIPYEVLSSQEVKKRWSSFDIAEGVQTIYTADSGIVHASKSVAAMQYQARANGAVLKEKTRVDALIPDSNGKGMTIKTSRGQFHADKAILACDAWTNKLITPLGTNIPLQIMQEQVTYYKPTDITPFDDTKFPVWIWAGNRYFYGFPSYGEPTIKAGRDTSNNFMTPEERTFVPSDDLFNELTSFMGGLIPGKGQAIRTVTCQYAITPDRQFVISPLKNHPNVIVGLGGGHAFKFAPAIGRVLAELAIDGETKEDISNFGIPRVGADSKL, from the coding sequence ATGTCAAACAGCAACTTCCAAGTGGCCGTAGTTGGCCTCGGTGCTCTTGGTAGCGCAGCAGCCTATCACGCCGCCATCAAAGGAGCTACAGTTATCGGTTTCGAGCAATATGACTTTGGAAACATCTACGGATCTTCACACGACACATCACGTATTGTTAGAACCTCCTACGGCTCACCAGACTATGTAGCACTCGCCCGAGCTGCTTACAAAGACTGGGCTGAACTGGAACGTCGAAGTGGTCTTCAAATGCTCACTATCACTGGAGGCGTTGTCTTCTTCCCTCAACTGGCTGATGATGGAGCATCTCTGAACAAATTCGAGAAGAGCATGAGTGCTTCTGAGTTTATGAGGAGTCTTGACGCAAATAATATCCCCTATGAGGTCCTCAGCTCTCAGGAAGTCAAGAAGCGCTGGTCTTCTTTTGACATTGCAGAAGGCGTTCAGACGATCTACACTGCCGACTCAGGAATCGTACACGCCTCCAAATCTGTGGCGGCAATGCAGTATCAAGCTCGTGCCAACGGCGCTGTTTTGAAGGAGAAGACGCGTGTGGATGCATTGATCCCAGATTCAAACGGCAAGGGCATGACTATCAAGACATCTCGAGGTCAATTCCACGCCGACAAGGCTATCTTGGCTTGCGACGCGTGGACCAACAAGCTTATCACTCCGCTTGGCACAAACATCCCGCTCCAGATTATGCAAGAGCAGGTCACCTACTATAAACCGACCGATATCACCCCATTTGACGATACAAAGTTTCCTGTATGGATCTGGGCTGGCAACAGATATTTCTACGGATTCCCCAGTTACGGCGAGCCAACAATCAAGGCAGGCCGTGATACTTCCAACAACTTCATGACACCCGAAGAACGAACTTTTGTTCCATCTGATGATCTATTCAACGAATTGACCTCTTTTATGGGCGGTCTGATACCCGGAAAGGGCCAGGCCATTCGAACAGTCACTTGTCAATACGCCATCACGCCTGATCGTCAATTCGTCATCAGCCCTTTGAAGAATCATCCCAATGTTATTGTGGGCTTGGGTGGAGGTCATGCGTTCAAGTTTGCTCCAGCTATTGGCCGTGTTTTGGCAGAGCTTGCGATAGATGGTGAAACAAAGGAGGATATCTCGAACTTTGGCATCCCTAGGGTAGGAGCAGACAGCAAACTATAG
- a CDS encoding hypothetical protein (At least one base has a quality score < 10): MGINSSNPAHDPAIVLPQTTDNRPVLDQKSITDKVGGGSTAHANAVHETFTCKDAPVENQRPLKVRVIGAGYSGVYLGIRIPQRLRNIDLKIYEKNEGVGGTWWENRYPGCACDIPSHSYQYTFAPNKAWSGFYAPSHEICAYIDGVAEKYGAKRFIHLGHRVTSATWNDTAKKWHVTVETNSGESFAEEVDVVVAARGNLNTISWPDIPGFDTFKGKKMHSAAWDQEYDFKNKNIGVIGGGSSSIQIVPELQKVEGAKLSCFVRSKVWISNRFGDVTMKQLGWDPSDIEFSAERLAEFVKSDDEYLRFRKRIEDDGNLVHLSTLRGSEMQKEFVSMFSKITNDVLGSRPDLLESFSPTFGVGCRRLTPGPGYLEALSQPNVNFITQGIESINETGLKLSGPEGRQVDVDVLVCATGFQTNYTPPFPVIGKQGVSLKDSLSFPRTYLTMAVMDS, encoded by the exons ATGGGGATAAACTCATCAAACCCAGCTCATGACCCCGCGATTGTCCTGCCGCAGACAACGGACAACAGACCAGTCTTGGACCAGAAATCCATCACTGACAAAGTGGGAGGCGGATCCACAGCTCATGCAAATGCTGTCCATGAAACGTTCACTTGCAAGGATGCTCCAGTCGAGAACCAACGTCCTCTCAAGGTCCGTGTAATCGGCGCTGGATATTCCGGCGTCTACCTTGGCATCAGAATCCCACAGCGTTTGCGCAACATTGATCTCAAGATCTATGAGAAGAATGAAGGTGTCGGCGGAACGTGGTGGGAGAATCGGTATCCAGGTTGTGCCTGCGATATCCCAT CCCATTCTTACCAGTACACCTTTGCCCCGAACAAGGCTTGGTCAGGCTTTTATGCCCCTTCACACGAGATTTGCGCCTACATCGACGGCGTGGCAGAGAAATACGGTGCCAAGCGCTTCATTCATCTCGGACACAGAGTAACCAGCGCAACTTGGAATGATACCGCCAAGAAATG GCACGTCACAGTTGAGACCAACTCAGGGGAGAGCTTCGCCGAGGAAGTGGATGTCGTTGTTGCAGCTAGAGGTAACCTCAACACAATCTCCTGGCCTGACATTCCTGGCTTTGATAccttcaagggcaagaagatgCACTCAGCAGCCTGGGACCAGGAATAcgacttcaagaacaagaacatTGGTGTTATCGGTGGTGGTTCGAGCTCGATTCAGATCGTGCCAGAACTGCAAAAGGTAGAAGGTGCTAAATTGAGTTGCTTCGTTCGCAGCAAGGTATGGATATCGAACCGTTTTGGTGATGTGACGATGAAGCAATTAGGGTGGGACCCTTCCGATATTGAGT TCTCGGCCGAACGTCTGGCAGAATTTGTCAAGAGCGATGATGAATATCTCCGCTTCCGCAAGCGCATCGAGGACGACGGCAACTTGGTTCATCTTTCAACTCTCCGAGGCTCAGAGATGCAGAAAGAGTTCGTGTCCATGTTCTCAAAGATCACCAATGATGTTCTTGGTTCACGACCCGATCTTCTCGAATCGTTCTCGCCAACTTTTGGTGTTGGATGTCGTCGTTTGACCCCAGGACCTGGTTATCTCGAAGCTCTGTCTCAGCCTAACGTCAATTTCATCACTCAAGGTATCGAGAGTATCAACGAGACAGGCCTGAAGCTCAGCGGGCCCGAGGGTCGACAGGTCGACGTCGATGTTTTGGTTTGTGCGACTGGCTTTCAGACTAACTATACCCCTCCTTTCCCTGTTATCGGCAAGCAAGGAGTATCATTGAAGGACAGTTTATCGTTCCCTCGCACGTATCTCACTATGGCGGTGATGGATTCCTAA